Proteins encoded together in one Gammaproteobacteria bacterium window:
- a CDS encoding Crp/Fnr family transcriptional regulator, with protein MPSAAKLDDFEPFRNLSENSRGLLEQGLRHASFADTATVLSKGQRISGAYVVLSGQLRVFTLTPNGKEATLYWINPGETCVLALNCIFNDLLYPAWVEARPATVVAVIPGTLYRALFEAEPAIQNMTVQAFSTIVFRLMAELEDIHAHKLEQRLANFLLLRASVDARVRMTQREIASHLGTSREVIARVLSQLVADQYIETSRNLIVIHDPRRLARLAGKG; from the coding sequence ATGCCATCAGCAGCAAAACTCGACGACTTCGAGCCTTTCCGGAACTTGTCGGAAAACAGCCGGGGATTGCTGGAACAGGGATTGCGGCATGCCAGTTTCGCCGATACCGCCACGGTGCTGAGCAAGGGACAACGGATCTCGGGGGCATATGTGGTCCTGAGCGGCCAGCTGCGGGTCTTCACGCTGACCCCGAACGGCAAAGAAGCGACGCTGTATTGGATCAATCCCGGGGAAACCTGCGTGCTGGCGCTCAACTGCATCTTCAACGATTTGCTCTATCCCGCCTGGGTGGAGGCCCGGCCGGCCACCGTGGTGGCGGTGATTCCGGGGACCTTGTACCGTGCCCTGTTCGAGGCCGAGCCGGCCATTCAGAACATGACCGTGCAGGCCTTTTCCACCATCGTGTTTCGCCTGATGGCGGAACTGGAAGACATTCATGCCCACAAGCTGGAGCAGCGGCTGGCCAATTTCTTGTTGCTGCGCGCGTCGGTGGATGCCAGGGTCCGGATGACGCAGCGGGAAATCGCCTCGCATCTGGGGACATCGCGGGAGGTGATTGCCCGGGTGTTGAGCCAATTGGTGGCGGACCAATACATTGAAACCAGCCGCAATCTAATCGTGATCCACGATCCCCGCCGCCTCGCCAGACTGGCCGGCAAGGGCTGA
- a CDS encoding DUF4142 domain-containing protein, which translates to MNPLRLSFAALLAALMMLPGHAAVAGPQLDDATILAIFDQANAIDIYTARMGAKYGHSQAVRELGRAVAADHEMVQQMGRDLARTLGIVPTPPAGDTSVADQAKTVAMLSAQSGTGFDAAYLRHEIAYHQAVIDALKNTLLPAISNPEFKALVNKVLPGFEHHLAETKAVARKLGVN; encoded by the coding sequence ATGAATCCACTTCGCTTGAGTTTTGCGGCGCTGCTGGCCGCTTTGATGATGCTCCCGGGCCATGCCGCGGTGGCCGGTCCCCAGCTTGACGACGCCACCATATTGGCCATCTTCGATCAAGCCAACGCCATCGACATTTACACAGCGCGCATGGGCGCCAAGTACGGTCACTCGCAGGCGGTCCGGGAGCTGGGCCGGGCCGTGGCGGCCGATCACGAAATGGTGCAACAAATGGGCCGTGACCTGGCCAGAACACTGGGTATCGTGCCCACACCGCCCGCCGGCGACACCAGCGTGGCGGATCAGGCCAAGACAGTGGCGATGCTGTCGGCCCAGTCCGGAACCGGTTTCGATGCAGCCTATCTGCGGCACGAAATCGCTTATCATCAAGCCGTCATTGATGCCCTGAAAAACACCTTGCTGCCGGCCATCAGCAACCCCGAGTTCAAAGCGCTGGTGAACAAGGTGCTGCCGGGCTTTGAGCACCATCTCGCCGAAACCAAGGCGGTGGCCAGGAAGCTGGGTGTGAATTGA